One window of the Leucobacter komagatae genome contains the following:
- a CDS encoding 3' terminal RNA ribose 2'-O-methyltransferase Hen1 → MYVSLSTTTAPVEDLTFLLHKHPGRAHTRKLSVGAVSVVCTELTDERCTVALALEVDPIGLLRGQGAAMESFTLGQYVNDRPYVASSLLTGAIRGVYGTALAGNCEARPERVAAPLELEVHLPTVACADGAQLIRRLFEPLGWAVSASALPLDPEVPEWGDSEIFDVRLSGTEVLQHALQHLTILLPVLDDAKHYWVDQSENDKLLRHGGEWLATHPERELILRRFLRHQRDLIAAADATDVAATADAADAASTADTAATAGTGAGVPSAGDPERGSAATGTRQPSLARERREAVHAELTRLGAATVLDMGCGQGALLAPLARDPRITRLVGADVSARALAQAARRLGLDDAPGGAADRSSDSIRAKVGLIQSSLTYRDDRLRGFDAVVLMEVIEHLDLERVPVLEQTVFADARPGHVIVTTPNVEYNAAYPGLAPGELRNHDHRFEWTRAEFAAWAERVALAHGYTVVLAGIGPTADGLGSATQMATFTRGGTK, encoded by the coding sequence GTGTACGTTTCGCTGAGCACCACAACCGCACCCGTCGAGGATCTGACGTTTCTGCTGCATAAGCATCCGGGTCGCGCGCACACGCGGAAGCTCTCGGTCGGCGCGGTGAGCGTCGTCTGCACGGAGCTCACCGACGAGCGCTGCACTGTCGCGCTCGCGCTTGAGGTCGACCCGATCGGGCTGCTGCGCGGCCAGGGCGCCGCGATGGAGAGCTTCACGCTCGGCCAGTACGTGAACGACAGGCCGTACGTGGCTTCTTCGCTGCTCACCGGCGCGATCCGCGGGGTGTATGGCACGGCCCTCGCGGGCAACTGCGAGGCGCGGCCCGAGCGGGTTGCGGCGCCGCTCGAACTCGAGGTGCACCTCCCGACGGTCGCCTGCGCTGATGGCGCGCAGCTCATCCGTAGGCTGTTCGAGCCGCTCGGGTGGGCGGTGTCGGCGAGCGCGCTGCCGCTCGACCCCGAGGTTCCCGAGTGGGGCGACTCCGAAATCTTCGACGTCAGGCTCTCGGGCACGGAGGTGCTGCAGCACGCGCTGCAGCACCTCACCATCCTGCTGCCCGTGCTCGACGACGCGAAGCACTACTGGGTTGACCAGTCAGAGAACGACAAGCTGCTCAGGCACGGGGGTGAGTGGCTCGCCACTCACCCGGAGCGCGAGCTCATCCTGCGCCGCTTCCTCAGGCACCAGCGTGACCTCATCGCCGCGGCAGACGCAACAGACGTCGCAGCGACGGCAGACGCGGCAGACGCGGCCAGCACTGCAGACACCGCAGCCACCGCAGGAACGGGTGCGGGTGTGCCAAGCGCTGGCGATCCTGAACGGGGATCGGCGGCGACCGGCACCCGCCAGCCGTCGCTCGCCCGTGAGCGCCGCGAGGCCGTGCACGCCGAGCTCACGCGGCTCGGCGCGGCGACCGTGCTCGACATGGGCTGCGGCCAGGGCGCGCTGCTCGCGCCGCTCGCGCGTGACCCGCGCATCACGCGCCTGGTGGGGGCCGACGTTTCGGCGCGTGCTCTCGCGCAGGCCGCCCGCAGGCTCGGGCTCGACGACGCCCCAGGCGGCGCCGCCGACCGCTCCTCAGACTCGATCCGCGCGAAGGTCGGGCTCATCCAGTCCTCGCTCACGTACCGCGACGATAGGCTGCGCGGCTTTGACGCGGTGGTGCTCATGGAGGTCATCGAGCACCTCGACCTCGAGCGCGTGCCGGTGCTCGAGCAGACGGTGTTCGCCGACGCGCGCCCCGGCCACGTGATCGTCACGACCCCGAACGTCGAATACAACGCCGCCTACCCGGGCCTCGCGCCCGGTGAGCTGCGCAACCACGATCACCGTTTCGAGTGGACCCGCGCGGAGTTCGCGGCCTGGGCCGAGCGGGTCGCGCTCGCGCACGGCTACACGGTGGTGCTGGCGGGCATCGGGCCGACGGCCGATGGGCTCGGCTCGGCAACGCAGATGGCGACGTTCACGCGGGGAGGAACCAAATGA
- a CDS encoding AAA family ATPase has protein sequence MTEISIPEVALVLLVGASGSGKSRFAREHFGPYETVSSDECRGIVSNDPNNQAATKPAFELLHTIAAARLKAGLLTVIDATNVQPESRASLIKLARDHDVLPVAIVFDLADSVLFEHDRGRDDTPRGEKVIRRQQGQLRRSMRGLRREGLRGVHVLSTTDEVAAATIVRRKLLTDFRDDHGPFDVIGDVHGCLPELEELLGALGYVIVRDDAGRAIDARHPEGRRALFLGDLVDRGPDSVGVLRLAMGMHKAGHALAVPGNHEEKLVAALDGKRKSMAHGLAETMLQLAGESDEFRREVRDWAHGLVSHLVLDDGSLVVAHAGLKEAYHGRSSGRVRAFALYGDTTGGVDEFGLPVRLDWAADYRGKATVLHGHTPVEQAEWFNNVMCLDTGCVFGGKLSALRYPERELVEVPARERYADPVRPLAPPRGTVARDGGDQDRQRPAAPAAGQPGAGPGAAAPAMPRAAGELRAADVLGKRVIETKLHGRVGIRAEHAAGGFETLSRFAVAPSWLPYLPPTMAPSPTSSEPGYLEHPREAFKVFATAGVERVVCEEKHMGSRAVVLLCRDEATAAKRFGGQPGETGMVTTRTGRALFERELMEEFLAGLRGAVDAAGLWDELETDWILFDGEMLPWSLKAGDLLTGVYAPAGAAARAGLGAAVEAFAAASARGVEAAKLEARAGERLADAEAFTRAYRRYVWPTSGLKGVSFAPFQVLATEGRARYGDPHPWHLDIANRLADAAPELVRRTRSLTVEPANAESVEVGVRWWEELTEAGGEGMVVKPEQSVVLGKKGLVPPGLKVRGREYLRIIYGPEYLEPVNLTRLRDRDLGRKRSLAGREFALGAEALDRFVAGEPLWRVHEAVAAVLALESDPVDPRL, from the coding sequence ATGACCGAGATCTCGATCCCAGAGGTCGCGCTCGTGCTGCTCGTCGGCGCATCAGGATCGGGCAAGAGCCGATTCGCCCGCGAGCACTTCGGCCCCTACGAGACCGTGTCGAGCGACGAGTGCCGCGGCATCGTCTCGAACGACCCGAACAACCAGGCGGCGACGAAACCCGCGTTCGAGCTGCTCCACACGATCGCTGCGGCGCGCCTTAAGGCCGGGCTGCTGACGGTGATCGACGCGACGAACGTGCAGCCCGAGTCGCGCGCTTCGCTCATCAAGCTCGCGCGCGACCACGATGTGCTGCCCGTCGCGATCGTGTTTGACCTCGCCGACTCAGTGCTGTTCGAGCACGACCGCGGCCGCGACGACACCCCGCGCGGCGAGAAGGTGATTCGCCGCCAGCAGGGCCAGCTGCGCCGCTCGATGCGCGGCCTCAGGCGCGAGGGCCTGCGCGGCGTGCACGTGCTCAGCACGACCGACGAGGTCGCGGCCGCGACGATCGTGCGACGGAAGCTCCTCACCGACTTCCGCGACGACCACGGCCCGTTCGACGTGATCGGCGACGTGCACGGCTGCCTGCCCGAGCTGGAGGAACTGCTCGGCGCGCTCGGCTACGTGATCGTGCGTGACGACGCGGGGCGGGCGATCGACGCGAGGCACCCCGAGGGGCGCCGCGCGCTCTTCCTTGGCGACCTTGTCGACCGCGGGCCCGACTCGGTTGGCGTGCTGCGCCTCGCGATGGGCATGCACAAAGCGGGCCACGCGCTCGCCGTACCAGGCAACCACGAGGAGAAGCTCGTGGCCGCGCTCGACGGCAAGCGGAAGTCGATGGCGCACGGCCTTGCCGAGACGATGCTGCAGCTCGCGGGCGAGTCCGACGAGTTCAGGCGCGAGGTGCGCGATTGGGCGCACGGTCTCGTCTCGCACCTCGTGCTCGATGACGGCAGCCTCGTCGTCGCCCACGCGGGCCTGAAAGAGGCGTACCACGGCCGCAGCTCTGGCCGGGTGCGCGCGTTCGCGCTCTACGGCGACACGACGGGCGGGGTCGACGAGTTCGGTCTGCCGGTGCGGCTCGACTGGGCCGCCGACTACCGCGGGAAGGCCACAGTGCTGCACGGCCACACCCCGGTCGAGCAGGCCGAGTGGTTCAACAACGTGATGTGCCTCGACACCGGCTGCGTGTTCGGCGGGAAGCTCTCGGCGCTGCGCTACCCCGAACGCGAGCTCGTCGAGGTGCCCGCCCGCGAGCGCTACGCCGACCCGGTCAGGCCGCTCGCTCCGCCGCGGGGAACCGTCGCGCGTGACGGGGGCGATCAGGATCGCCAGCGGCCTGCCGCGCCCGCCGCCGGGCAGCCGGGTGCTGGCCCGGGTGCCGCCGCGCCAGCCATGCCCCGCGCTGCGGGCGAGCTCCGCGCAGCCGACGTGCTCGGTAAGCGCGTCATCGAGACGAAGCTGCACGGCCGGGTCGGCATCAGGGCCGAGCACGCCGCCGGCGGGTTCGAAACGCTGAGCAGGTTCGCGGTCGCGCCCTCGTGGCTCCCGTACCTCCCACCGACGATGGCGCCGTCTCCGACGAGCTCCGAGCCCGGGTACCTTGAACACCCGCGCGAGGCCTTCAAGGTGTTCGCTACCGCGGGCGTCGAGCGCGTCGTGTGCGAGGAGAAGCACATGGGCTCGCGCGCGGTCGTGCTGCTGTGCCGCGACGAGGCGACCGCCGCGAAGCGTTTCGGGGGTCAGCCGGGTGAGACCGGCATGGTCACCACCCGCACCGGGCGGGCGCTCTTCGAGCGTGAGCTCATGGAGGAGTTCCTTGCCGGGCTGCGAGGGGCGGTTGACGCCGCGGGGCTCTGGGACGAGCTTGAGACTGACTGGATCCTGTTCGACGGCGAGATGCTGCCCTGGTCGCTGAAGGCTGGAGACCTGCTCACCGGCGTGTATGCCCCTGCGGGAGCCGCCGCGCGTGCCGGGCTCGGCGCGGCGGTCGAGGCCTTCGCCGCGGCCTCAGCGCGCGGCGTTGAGGCCGCGAAGCTCGAGGCCCGCGCGGGTGAACGCCTCGCCGACGCCGAGGCGTTCACCCGCGCCTATCGGCGCTACGTCTGGCCGACCTCGGGGCTCAAAGGCGTGAGCTTCGCGCCGTTCCAAGTGCTCGCGACCGAGGGGCGGGCACGCTACGGCGATCCTCACCCCTGGCACCTCGACATTGCGAACAGGCTCGCCGACGCGGCTCCCGAGCTCGTGCGGCGCACCCGCTCGCTCACGGTCGAGCCCGCGAACGCCGAGAGCGTCGAGGTCGGCGTTCGCTGGTGGGAGGAGCTCACCGAAGCGGGCGGCGAGGGCATGGTCGTGAAGCCTGAGCAGTCGGTTGTGCTCGGCAAGAAGGGGCTCGTGCCCCCGGGGCTCAAGGTGCGCGGACGCGAGTACCTGCGGATCATCTACGGCCCCGAATACCTGGAACCCGTGAACCTCACGCGGCTGCGAGACCGCGACCTCGGGCGCAAGCGCTCCCTTGCCGGCCGCGAGTTCGCGCTGGGCGCGGAGGCCCTCGACCGGTTCGTCGCGGGTGAGCCGCTCTGGCGGGTGCACGAGGCTGTGGCCGCGGTGCTCGCCCTCGAGTCTGACCCGGTCGACCCGCGGCTGTAG
- a CDS encoding M13 family metallopeptidase, whose protein sequence is MSNAAPGKSGIDLSELDPAVRPQDDLFRHMNGKWIDRTEIPADKARYGSFAVLAENAEEAVRDIITGTEAPAAGLVEGGADAEADKVAALYASFMDTERIDALGAEPIRADLERALSLPSIPELVRVTAELERKGLGGFYGMFIDNDPGDPARYILFVMQGGIGLPDESYYREEQFAEVREQYRAHIARMLTLAGIGSKTAGDPERLAERAFDLETRIAASHWDTVASRDIQKLYNLRDFAGLQEITPQLDWQAYIAAMGAPEAAFSEVVAAQPDALAGLAALLVEDELEAWQAWLAWSIVRSSAALLTQEMSRADFDFYGTALTGATEQRERWRRGVSFVEGAMGEAVGRIYVERHFDENSKAAMDELVGHLIGAYRDSIEELSWMGEGTRERALEKLGKFTPKIGYPEKWRDYSALAADASDLVGNSQRVAEYEFQREFGKIGKPIDATEWFMTPQTVNAYYNPGMNEIVFPAAILQPPFFNVTWDAATNFGAIGAVIGHEIGHGFDDQGSRYDGDGKLTDWWTEQDREAFEKLTGALIGQYNELSPEGADGQTVNGELTIGENIGDLSGLEIAWKAYLRSLAGAESPVIDGLTGAERFFLAWAQAWQQKSRPAEVVRLLTIDPHSPNEFRCNQILKNLDAYHEAYGTKPGDKLYLAPEERVSIW, encoded by the coding sequence ATGAGCAATGCAGCGCCCGGCAAGTCCGGCATCGACCTCTCCGAACTCGATCCGGCGGTGCGCCCGCAGGATGACCTCTTCCGCCACATGAACGGCAAGTGGATCGACCGCACCGAGATCCCCGCCGACAAGGCCCGCTACGGCTCCTTCGCCGTGCTCGCCGAGAACGCGGAGGAGGCGGTGCGCGACATCATCACCGGCACCGAGGCGCCCGCGGCCGGCCTCGTCGAGGGTGGCGCAGACGCGGAGGCCGACAAGGTCGCCGCGCTGTATGCGAGCTTCATGGACACGGAACGCATCGACGCGTTGGGTGCCGAGCCGATCCGCGCCGACCTCGAGCGCGCGCTTTCCCTTCCGTCGATCCCCGAACTCGTGCGCGTGACCGCTGAGCTCGAGCGCAAGGGCCTCGGCGGCTTCTACGGCATGTTCATCGACAACGACCCGGGTGACCCCGCGCGCTACATCCTCTTCGTGATGCAGGGCGGGATCGGGCTGCCCGACGAGTCGTACTACCGCGAAGAGCAGTTCGCCGAGGTGCGCGAGCAGTACCGCGCGCACATCGCCCGCATGCTCACCCTCGCCGGCATCGGTTCGAAGACCGCCGGCGATCCTGAGCGCCTCGCCGAGCGCGCCTTTGACCTCGAGACGCGCATCGCTGCGAGCCACTGGGACACCGTCGCGAGCCGCGACATCCAGAAGCTCTATAACCTGCGCGACTTCGCCGGGCTCCAGGAGATCACGCCGCAGCTCGATTGGCAGGCCTACATCGCGGCAATGGGCGCACCCGAAGCGGCCTTCTCCGAGGTCGTCGCGGCCCAGCCCGACGCGCTCGCGGGCCTCGCGGCGCTGCTCGTCGAGGACGAGCTCGAGGCGTGGCAGGCATGGCTCGCGTGGTCGATCGTCCGCTCGTCGGCGGCGCTCCTCACGCAGGAGATGTCGCGCGCGGACTTCGACTTCTACGGCACCGCGCTCACCGGCGCGACTGAGCAGCGCGAGCGCTGGCGGCGCGGCGTCTCGTTCGTCGAGGGCGCGATGGGCGAGGCCGTCGGCCGCATCTACGTCGAGCGCCACTTCGACGAGAACTCGAAGGCAGCGATGGACGAGCTCGTCGGCCACCTCATCGGCGCCTACCGCGATTCCATCGAGGAACTGTCGTGGATGGGCGAGGGCACCCGCGAGCGCGCGCTTGAGAAGCTCGGCAAGTTCACGCCGAAGATCGGCTACCCCGAGAAGTGGCGCGACTACTCGGCGCTCGCCGCAGACGCGAGCGACCTCGTCGGTAACTCGCAGCGCGTGGCCGAGTACGAGTTCCAGCGCGAGTTCGGCAAGATCGGCAAGCCGATCGACGCAACCGAGTGGTTCATGACCCCGCAGACGGTGAACGCGTACTACAACCCGGGCATGAACGAGATCGTGTTCCCCGCCGCCATCCTGCAGCCCCCTTTCTTCAATGTGACGTGGGACGCGGCGACGAACTTCGGTGCGATCGGCGCGGTCATCGGCCACGAGATCGGCCACGGTTTCGACGATCAGGGCTCGCGCTACGACGGCGACGGCAAGCTCACCGACTGGTGGACGGAGCAGGATCGCGAGGCGTTCGAGAAGCTTACGGGAGCGCTCATCGGCCAGTACAACGAGCTCTCGCCCGAGGGCGCTGACGGCCAGACCGTGAATGGTGAGCTGACGATCGGCGAGAACATCGGCGACCTCTCGGGCCTCGAGATCGCGTGGAAAGCGTACCTGCGCTCGCTCGCGGGCGCCGAGTCGCCGGTGATTGATGGGCTCACGGGGGCCGAGCGCTTCTTCCTGGCCTGGGCGCAGGCGTGGCAGCAGAAGTCGCGCCCGGCCGAGGTCGTGCGGCTCCTGACGATCGACCCGCACTCGCCGAACGAGTTCCGGTGCAACCAGATCCTGAAGAACCTCGACGCGTACCACGAGGCGTACGGCACGAAGCCTGGCGACAAGCTCTATCTCGCGCCGGAGGAGCGCGTGAGCATCTGGTAG
- a CDS encoding GntR family transcriptional regulator, whose protein sequence is MFEDSRPIFQQLAERIVDDILRGRYEEGGQVPSTNELASYLRINPATAGKGLGLLVDRGILVKRRGIGMFVAEGATERIAAERRDRFVQDFVQPMLAEARTIGLDRAALNRLIDDSRTPETE, encoded by the coding sequence GTGTTTGAGGATTCAAGGCCAATCTTCCAGCAGCTTGCCGAACGGATTGTCGACGACATTCTGCGCGGCCGCTACGAGGAGGGCGGGCAGGTGCCCTCGACCAACGAGCTCGCGAGCTATCTCCGCATCAACCCCGCGACGGCCGGTAAGGGCCTCGGCCTGCTGGTCGACCGGGGCATCCTCGTGAAGCGCCGCGGCATCGGCATGTTTGTTGCCGAGGGCGCGACCGAGCGGATCGCGGCTGAGCGGCGCGACCGGTTTGTTCAGGACTTCGTCCAGCCGATGCTCGCCGAGGCGCGCACCATCGGGCTCGATAGGGCGGCGCTCAATCGTCTCATCGACGACTCCCGCACCCCCGAAACAGAATGA
- a CDS encoding ABC transporter ATP-binding protein translates to MTYAIKARGLTRVHGATRALDDVTLNVHENTITGLLGRNGAGKTTFMSLATAQDRPTSGTVSVLGSEPFEHAKVLEQLCFIRDNQRYPDDYKLVHALRAARIFYPNWDQALADELVELFRIPAKTVVKKFSRGQTSALGIVLGLASRAPVTFFDEPYLGLDATARSYFYDVLLRDYQRYPRTILLSTHLIDEMDRLLERVVILDRGRVVQDADVDELRGAAHQAAGSADAVAAYAEGRTVLSRHRLGGLATVVIEGRPDRAAAAGDVELSSVSLQELVAAYGFDGGDSPASEKEVRS, encoded by the coding sequence ATGACCTACGCGATCAAGGCCCGCGGCCTCACACGCGTCCACGGTGCAACCCGCGCCCTCGACGACGTCACCCTGAACGTTCACGAGAACACGATCACCGGCTTGCTCGGCCGCAACGGCGCCGGCAAGACGACGTTCATGTCGCTCGCAACGGCGCAGGATCGCCCGACCTCCGGCACCGTCAGCGTGCTCGGCTCGGAGCCCTTCGAACACGCCAAGGTGCTCGAACAGCTCTGCTTCATCCGCGATAACCAGCGCTACCCCGACGACTACAAGCTCGTCCACGCGCTCCGCGCGGCGCGCATCTTCTACCCGAACTGGGATCAGGCGCTCGCCGACGAACTCGTTGAGCTCTTCCGCATCCCGGCGAAGACCGTGGTGAAGAAGTTCTCGCGCGGCCAGACCTCGGCGCTCGGGATCGTGCTCGGCCTCGCCTCACGAGCCCCGGTCACCTTCTTCGACGAGCCCTACCTCGGGCTCGACGCGACCGCCCGCAGCTACTTCTACGACGTCTTGCTGCGGGATTACCAGAGGTACCCCCGCACGATCCTCCTCTCAACGCACCTCATCGATGAGATGGACAGGCTGCTGGAGCGCGTCGTGATCCTCGACCGCGGCCGCGTGGTGCAAGACGCCGACGTCGACGAGCTGCGCGGCGCAGCACACCAGGCCGCGGGTTCCGCTGACGCTGTCGCCGCGTACGCCGAGGGCCGCACGGTGCTCAGTCGACACCGGCTTGGCGGCCTCGCGACCGTGGTCATTGAGGGGCGGCCTGACCGGGCAGCCGCCGCCGGCGACGTCGAACTGAGCTCGGTGTCATTGCAAGAACTCGTCGCCGCCTACGGCTTCGACGGCGGGGACAGCCCCGCGAGTGAGAAGGAGGTGCGCTCATGA
- a CDS encoding YibE/F family protein, giving the protein MRRRLLPSSRSRMNVVLVAIIATLLLGTSLAAAALWPDSEQVQVRDRVDPAGSEILTVRVTDVTPIACSQGAPEAAETQAAPTDPAAEGGCLRVRASLPVGKPVTFTLDHTNSHPVTPREGDQVRVITSSSAESGSANYYFYDYPRSGKMLTIAVVFALIVIFVGRWRGALSLVGVATAVAVLVLFVLPAVLAGKPPILVAVTASVGIMTVVLYLAHGISHRTTAALFGAMFGIVFTAVAGFGVTRWLRFSGIASTEDASLLMSVPGLNMNDLLTATIVIAGLGVLNDITVAQASAVWEMRELNPQASKRRLYQAAMRIGRDHIASSIYTLVFAYAGAMLGVLLLIYTYPRDLIDLITSEQIGQEIVRTLIGAAGLVLSMPVTTALAVLFAREPEAGGAPAADADSALQRAS; this is encoded by the coding sequence ATGAGACGTCGCCTCTTGCCATCATCGCGCTCCCGTATGAACGTCGTGCTCGTCGCGATCATCGCGACCCTGCTGCTCGGCACGTCGCTCGCGGCCGCGGCGCTCTGGCCTGACTCTGAGCAGGTCCAGGTGCGAGACCGGGTCGACCCGGCCGGGAGCGAGATCCTCACCGTCCGAGTCACGGACGTCACGCCGATTGCGTGCTCGCAGGGCGCCCCTGAAGCGGCCGAGACCCAGGCCGCGCCCACCGACCCGGCGGCGGAGGGCGGCTGCCTCAGGGTGCGCGCGTCGCTCCCGGTGGGCAAGCCGGTGACCTTCACGCTCGACCACACGAACTCCCACCCCGTCACCCCGCGCGAGGGCGACCAGGTGAGGGTCATTACGAGCAGCTCGGCGGAGTCGGGCAGCGCGAACTACTACTTCTACGACTACCCGCGCAGCGGAAAGATGCTGACGATCGCGGTGGTGTTCGCGCTCATCGTCATCTTCGTTGGCCGGTGGCGAGGTGCTCTGTCGCTCGTTGGGGTCGCGACTGCCGTCGCCGTTTTGGTGCTGTTTGTGCTGCCGGCTGTACTCGCGGGCAAGCCCCCGATCCTTGTCGCCGTGACGGCGTCCGTGGGAATCATGACGGTCGTGCTATACCTTGCGCACGGCATCTCGCACCGCACCACGGCCGCGCTCTTCGGTGCGATGTTCGGGATCGTGTTCACCGCAGTTGCGGGCTTCGGGGTCACTCGGTGGCTCCGGTTCAGCGGCATCGCCTCGACCGAGGACGCGAGCCTGTTGATGTCGGTGCCCGGGCTCAACATGAACGACCTGCTCACCGCGACGATCGTGATCGCTGGGCTCGGCGTTTTGAACGACATCACGGTTGCCCAAGCGTCGGCGGTGTGGGAGATGCGCGAGCTCAACCCCCAGGCCTCGAAGCGGAGGCTGTATCAGGCGGCGATGCGCATCGGCCGCGACCACATCGCGTCGAGCATCTACACGCTGGTGTTCGCGTACGCGGGCGCGATGCTGGGCGTGCTGCTGCTCATCTACACGTACCCGCGCGACCTCATCGACCTCATAACGTCCGAGCAGATCGGGCAGGAGATCGTGCGGACGCTCATTGGCGCGGCCGGGCTCGTGCTGTCGATGCCGGTGACGACGGCCCTCGCGGTGCTGTTCGCGCGGGAGCCGGAGGCCGGGGGTGCCCCCGCGGCTGACGCGGACTCCGCCCTGCAGCGGGCGAGCTAG
- a CDS encoding glutathione peroxidase, which translates to MREIEVKLANGESRKFGELAPGAALVVNVASKCGFTPQYAGLEELYQEFRERGLAVIGMPCNQFLMQEPGTDEEIAEFCTLNYGVTFPLLAKGKVNGRGTEPLFKELRKGKDAAGTGGLVRWNFEKFIVSRDPAGGGAPTVTRFRSATEPNDPAIRAAIEAALTA; encoded by the coding sequence ATGCGTGAAATCGAAGTGAAGCTTGCAAACGGCGAGAGCCGGAAGTTTGGGGAGCTCGCGCCCGGCGCGGCCCTCGTCGTCAACGTCGCCTCGAAGTGCGGGTTCACGCCGCAGTACGCGGGCCTCGAAGAGCTCTACCAAGAATTCCGCGAGAGGGGCCTCGCCGTCATTGGCATGCCGTGCAACCAGTTCCTGATGCAAGAGCCGGGTACCGACGAAGAGATCGCCGAATTCTGCACGCTGAACTACGGCGTCACCTTCCCGCTGCTCGCGAAGGGAAAGGTCAACGGCCGGGGCACCGAGCCGCTGTTCAAGGAGCTCCGCAAAGGCAAGGATGCCGCGGGCACGGGCGGCCTCGTCCGCTGGAACTTTGAGAAGTTCATCGTGAGTCGTGACCCCGCGGGCGGCGGCGCCCCGACGGTCACGCGTTTCCGCTCGGCCACCGAGCCGAACGACCCGGCGATCCGAGCGGCGATCGAGGCCGCGCTCACCGCCTAA